CAGCAAAAGCGTGGTCGTCATGGTGCCGACTACCGCCCGTCCCACGCGGAGGCCGGAGCGGATGTGTTCCATGACGCCGATGGCCGGATGCTTGCGTTTGATTTCATCCATGCTTGCCGCAACATCCATGGCCAGATCCATGACCGCACCCGATGAAGCGATGAAGACGCTGGCGATGAATATATCGGTCAATCGCAGCTCGATGTATCCCGAATAGAGCAGCGTCTCGGCAAACGGTCGCACGGCGCCGTGCAGTGCAAAGGCCTTGGCGAACCAGACGGCCAGGGTGCAGGTCAACAGGACGCCCATCATTGACCCCAGGAAAGTCGCCACGCCGCGGCGGTTGATACCTCCCACCGAAAAGGTGATCACGGCCGTCAGCAAGGCCACCACGCCCAAACCGCCGGCCAGGGGAGGATAGCCCTGCAGCAGCAAGGGGAAATAGATTTTCCAGAGCACCATGGCGGCAAACACAAAGGAGAGCACGGCCTTCAATCCCGTCACACCGGCAACGGAGACCAACAGCAAACCGAAGAGAACGATCAGCATGGCCTGCCTGCCCAGCCGGTAGTAGCCGCGCGCCACGCCATGGCGCGGCTTTCCGTCAACGACGTCGTATTCCACCAGGATGACCCCACCGGTTTCGTAGAATTCATCGAACTCCATTTTCCCGGTCAACATATTGGTGATGGAAAATTCATCGCCTTTGTGAGGGCCGTCCAGAAGCCGAACCGTGAGCACTTGGGCCTCGGTTCGCACGATCAAATTCTGGCGCACGTGGGTGTTGTCCACTGCGACGATGCGGCCACGGGCATGCATACCACGCTGGGCGGCACTCATCGGCGCCAGGTTCACAAACGCCAGCACCAGGCATATCCCCGCGATGATCAGAGAAAAAAGCCACTCCCTTTTGTTTTCCAACCCTTGATGTCCTTTCCCGAGAAAGCATAACGAAACGGCGCCGTGTCCCACCGGCGCCGTTGGAAAAAAATAAAAGCTCAAGACCTACTTCTCAACGGGCAGTTCCCCGACATCCATCGCCTTGGCCAGCTTTTTGGCGATGTCGGTGTTGTCATAGAAGCCGGCAAACCGCCAGGCTTCACGGCCCTGGGCGAAAAGCGGGACCGGAACGCCGGTGTGGGAATAGGAGGTCCAGCCGATGCTGGCGTTCTCGTTTAAAATGTGGGTGATGGTGACGATGATCGGCTCATACGAGCCATAGAGCAATGTATTCTCGTCGGCGCTATTGTCGTTTGTCCCGCACATGGACTTGTCATAGGCATCTTCGAGTTTTTCCTTTTGGTAAGCGTTCAGCGACGCATAATCGAGGCCGAACACCTCTTTCATGAGAGATATCATTTCGCTGTTGCTCTCCAGGTTGTTGGGAGCTTGATACGCGTAGCCATCGCCATAGTCGGCCTTGTGATCCAGCCACTGATTGGCCCCAAAATAGGTGTAGCTATAATTTTGCGCCATCAATTTGTCGTAGTAGGCCGTATAGGCCGTGGTGGCATGACCGATGGTCATACCGCCGGTCTCATGGTCACCGGTCACCACGATCAGGGTGTCATGCGGATGCTTTCGGTAAAAATCCAAAGCCACGCCGATGGCATTGTCGAAATCGATCATATCGCCGATGGTGGCCACGGCGTCGTTGGCATGGCAGGCCCAATCGATCTTGCCGCCTTCCACCATGATGAAGAACCCGTTGTTGCGACCGGGTCTTCGCCCCCATTTTTTATGCGGCCCTTTTGAATCAGAGTGCAGATTTGCGATGGCCACCTCGGTCATCTCGGCCAGGGACAAATTGTCACTTCCGGAATTTTTCCGATCCACATCATAGGGCATGGCGGAACTGTCCTGCAGCCAGGGATTGATGCACACTACCTTATCCATGGGCTCATCCTTGAGGGCCTCGATGGATGAACGGTCGTTGAGCACCGTGTAGCCGTTGGCCTTCAGAAGATCCCAGACATTGTTGCCGGTATCTCCGCTTCGCGCCGGCCCGGTGGGTGCAACCAGCCCGCCGCCGCCAAAAAACTCGTAGCCCGATTCGGCCAGTTGGGTGGCGATATTGTTCATATACCCGCGATTCGCGACGCTGGCATAATAGGCCGCCGGGGTAGCATGATCCAGGGAAACACTGGAAAGAATGCCCACCTTCATTCCCGCTTCATGCGCCAACTGGGCGATGCTTTTATAGGTGTTCGCCAGATTCTGATCCATGCCGATCGTGCCGCTCTTTGCCTTGAGACCGCATGCGAAAGCGGTGGCCGAAGAAGCCGAATCGGTCATCAGGGCAAAGGCATCGTAGGTGGTCTGCATGCCGGTCACCGGCATTTTACTCATGTTGAGCCTGTTTTCCGGTTTCAATAGATCTTCGGCCAGCCTCGCCGATCCGCCGTTCGAGGTCGTCAAATAGGCTTCGGTGGCCTGAATCTGGGAGCTGGACATACCATCCCCCAGGAAGAAAAAGACATATTTCGGTTGCCCGGCATTGGCAATGGCTCCGACAGCGAGCATTGCAATGGCCAGCATCATCGTGCGGACAGATTTTCTCAACTTCATCCGTGTTCCCCCTCTGTTTAAAAAAATAAATGGATTCGTTCGGTCTTCATCGTTCGATGGCCCATCATCACAACTATCCTTTTGCCTATCCACCCCCCCCTTCCCCAAAAATTCCGGCACCGTAACTCGTTTGGGCAGAACTCTGTTCGGCAGGCCGCGCTGTGAGCAATGCCGAAGGAGTTGGTCAAGGTTTATCAGGGGATGATTAGCGCTGTTTGAAGAAATTATTAAAATTGTGCAAGGAAATGGACTTCGATTTTAATGATCGATAGCCATTACGGTGATGATGCGATCCGGATCTAGTGCGCTAACCGCGCCGCAACGCCGAGGCGGTGATATGTTGAACCACCAGCCTCCCGAAAAAAATCGAGGCGGTGCTCAATGCCGGGATGCAGTCTCTCGGCGGCTTGATGGAGATGGCCACCGGCCGTAAGATCAGCACCGGCGACCCGTCCGGTCAAATGGTGCACATCGACCGGGACACTGGCGAGGTGACGTTGAAGTTCAGGCTGCCAGATCTATGAGCATGTGCTCGAAGTTATCGGGATGCATGCCGGCGGCTAAGGGATGGTAACGACGAGTTTTCCGCGGGTGTGCTTGCTCTCCTGCTGGCGATGGGCGGCAGCGATATCGGCCAGGGGGAAAACCTGTTGGATGACCGGCCGTATCAGGCCGGCCTCGGCCCATTGGCGCACCTGGTCCAGGTCCTCCCGGTCAGCCCGTACGATGACCAGCTTGGCACGCTGCCCCTTTGAATCTCGGGTCCGTTCCACCGCCTCGCCGACCTCGGGCCGCAGCACCGTGGAGACCCACACGCCTTTGGGCGCCAGAATCGGCTGTACGTTGTCGAACAACTGGTTGCCGAACACGTCGAAAAAAATATCGAACCGTTCTTGGCTGCTCGTAATGTCCGTATCATGGTAGTCTATGCAGCGGTTTGCCCCCAGCTCCCTGAGAAATGTGTGGTTTTGTCGGCTGCTGATGGCGGTGACCGTCGCATCGAAGCATTTGGCGATCTGTACGGCCATGCTGCCCACGCCACCCGCGGCACCGTTAATGCAGACATTGAAACCGGACTTGACATGAGCTTCGTCGCGCAAGGCCTGCAACGCCGTCAACGAAACGAGTGGCAGTGCGGCGGCCTCCTCGAAGGAGAGGTTGGCGGGTTTGATGCTCAGTTGGTGGGGTTTGACCGCAAGATACTCGGCACAGGTGCCACCCTCCCAGCCATCGAGCATGCCGTAGACCGGATCGCCCTTCATACAGCCTGCCACGCCGCTTCCCACCTGTGCCACTTCGCCCGAAAAATCGAATCCGGTTCGCATGGGAAACCCGGATCCGGTCAATGCCGCGAAACGCCCTTTTCGGATGAAGGTATCTTTGGGATTGACCGCCGCGGCACGAACACGGACCAGGACCTCACCCTCTCCTGTAGCCGGAATCTCCAAATCTACGATCCGAATCACATCGATATCGCCAAAAGCATGGAACACCGCTGATTTCATCGCACACCACCTGCATCAAGGCCTTATGAATGCCAGGTTAATCTTTCTTCTTGTTGTTGGCCGGTTTCCAGACCACCTCGTAAAGCTCTTTGCGCCGACTGAGCAGGTTCTGGACACTGCCCTGTTGACGCAACTCTTTGAGCAGATCCAGATCCAGGTCCACCATCAGCGTCATCTCCGTGTTGGGCGTCGCCTCGGCGGCGATGGCGTCATGGGGAAAGGCGAAGTCCGAGGGCGTAAAAACGGCCGATTGGGAATACTGGATGTCCATGTTCTCGACTTTCGGCAAATTGCCGACGCTTCCGGAAATGGCCACATAGCATTCGTTTTCGATGGCGCGGGCCTGGGCGCAACGCCGCACGCGCAGGTAGGCGTTCTTAGTGTCGGTCCAGTAAGGGACGAACAGCAGGACCATGCCTTTGTCCACCAGATAGCGGGCCAGTTCCGGAAACTCCACGTCATAGCAGATGAGTATGCCGATTTTGCCGATATCGGTATCGAATATCTTGATCTCCTCGCCGCCCCTGAACCCCCAATACTGCGCCTCGTCGGGTGTGATATGCAGCTTGCGTTGCTCGTCCCAGGTGCCGTCCCGACGGCAAAGGTACGAGACATTGTAGAGCAGGTCTTCTTCTATCACCGGCACGCTGCCGGCGACGATGTTGGTGTTGTAGGAGATGGCCATGCTCACGAAAGCCGCCCGGATCTCTTCGGTATATTCGGCCAGCGAGCGCATGGCCTCGGTGGGGTTTTCCTGATCGAAGTTCTTCAGTAGGGGTGCGTTGAGCAGTTCCGGAAATAAAATCAAGTCCGTGTTGTAGCCGGACATGGCATCCACGAAAAACTCGACCTGATGCATGAAATCTTCCATTGTGTTGAACGGTCGCATCTGCCATTGAACCACGCCGATGCGCGGATAGGACTTGCGGCCGCCGAACAGTTTCTGGCGTTTTTCATAGAAGATATTGCTCCACTCCATCAAAACGCCGTAGGACGCGGATTCGGTATCTTCGGCAATATAGTTTTTCAGGACTTTCTTGATGTGAAAATCATTGGAAAGTTGAAACGACAGCACCGGATCGTAAATCTCATTGGCCTTGACCTTCTGGATATAATCCGACGGCGTCATTTTATCGGCGTGCTCGCCATAACCTG
This Desulfatitalea tepidiphila DNA region includes the following protein-coding sequences:
- a CDS encoding YibE/F family protein, giving the protein MENKREWLFSLIIAGICLVLAFVNLAPMSAAQRGMHARGRIVAVDNTHVRQNLIVRTEAQVLTVRLLDGPHKGDEFSITNMLTGKMEFDEFYETGGVILVEYDVVDGKPRHGVARGYYRLGRQAMLIVLFGLLLVSVAGVTGLKAVLSFVFAAMVLWKIYFPLLLQGYPPLAGGLGVVALLTAVITFSVGGINRRGVATFLGSMMGVLLTCTLAVWFAKAFALHGAVRPFAETLLYSGYIELRLTDIFIASVFIASSGAVMDLAMDVAASMDEIKRKHPAIGVMEHIRSGLRVGRAVVGTMTTTLLLAYSSSHITMFLLFMAKGLPMENLLNAPFVAAEVLNILVGSFGLVTVAPFTALVSGLLYQKTAESASVPGCENA
- a CDS encoding alkaline phosphatase; protein product: MKLRKSVRTMMLAIAMLAVGAIANAGQPKYVFFFLGDGMSSSQIQATEAYLTTSNGGSARLAEDLLKPENRLNMSKMPVTGMQTTYDAFALMTDSASSATAFACGLKAKSGTIGMDQNLANTYKSIAQLAHEAGMKVGILSSVSLDHATPAAYYASVANRGYMNNIATQLAESGYEFFGGGGLVAPTGPARSGDTGNNVWDLLKANGYTVLNDRSSIEALKDEPMDKVVCINPWLQDSSAMPYDVDRKNSGSDNLSLAEMTEVAIANLHSDSKGPHKKWGRRPGRNNGFFIMVEGGKIDWACHANDAVATIGDMIDFDNAIGVALDFYRKHPHDTLIVVTGDHETGGMTIGHATTAYTAYYDKLMAQNYSYTYFGANQWLDHKADYGDGYAYQAPNNLESNSEMISLMKEVFGLDYASLNAYQKEKLEDAYDKSMCGTNDNSADENTLLYGSYEPIIVTITHILNENASIGWTSYSHTGVPVPLFAQGREAWRFAGFYDNTDIAKKLAKAMDVGELPVEK
- a CDS encoding NADP-dependent oxidoreductase, which translates into the protein MKSAVFHAFGDIDVIRIVDLEIPATGEGEVLVRVRAAAVNPKDTFIRKGRFAALTGSGFPMRTGFDFSGEVAQVGSGVAGCMKGDPVYGMLDGWEGGTCAEYLAVKPHQLSIKPANLSFEEAAALPLVSLTALQALRDEAHVKSGFNVCINGAAGGVGSMAVQIAKCFDATVTAISSRQNHTFLRELGANRCIDYHDTDITSSQERFDIFFDVFGNQLFDNVQPILAPKGVWVSTVLRPEVGEAVERTRDSKGQRAKLVIVRADREDLDQVRQWAEAGLIRPVIQQVFPLADIAAAHRQQESKHTRGKLVVTIP
- a CDS encoding bifunctional GNAT family N-acetyltransferase/carbon-nitrogen hydrolase family protein, yielding MSDSETIEHKLILRGLTLDDYDDIKQIMDRVYPGMGGAWKPDEYRALIEHFPEGQICIEDNGHVVAAAHAILVNAEEFESRHSYEDVIDGGKMTAHDPDGNALYGIDVFVDPGYRGLRLGRRLYDARKELCEKLNLKGIIFGGRIPGYGEHADKMTPSDYIQKVKANEIYDPVLSFQLSNDFHIKKVLKNYIAEDTESASYGVLMEWSNIFYEKRQKLFGGRKSYPRIGVVQWQMRPFNTMEDFMHQVEFFVDAMSGYNTDLILFPELLNAPLLKNFDQENPTEAMRSLAEYTEEIRAAFVSMAISYNTNIVAGSVPVIEEDLLYNVSYLCRRDGTWDEQRKLHITPDEAQYWGFRGGEEIKIFDTDIGKIGILICYDVEFPELARYLVDKGMVLLFVPYWTDTKNAYLRVRRCAQARAIENECYVAISGSVGNLPKVENMDIQYSQSAVFTPSDFAFPHDAIAAEATPNTEMTLMVDLDLDLLKELRQQGSVQNLLSRRKELYEVVWKPANNKKKD